The Chionomys nivalis chromosome 6, mChiNiv1.1, whole genome shotgun sequence sequence GGATCTCTCTCTGAATTCCCATGAAGCTTCCTTTCCCTTAGAGCCTTGTCAGCTTCTGAGAAATCCACAACAGTTagtctgcttcccagtgctgccTTTCCTGGCGCTGAGTTAGTGCGCCAAGGGAAGGCTGGTTTGACTTCATTTTGGCATTGCAGAGGACTGGGTAACTTGTTTCGTGTCATTTGGAAGTGACCAAGGAATGGAACTTGCTGTCATGCTTGTGGATGCCTCAACCCAGGCATTCCAGCACCTGTAGCAGCCTAATCCGTCCCTCTGCATAGGCCCACAACTTATGGCAATTCAGTGCACTGTTCTCATACATCTTGAGAGATCACTGTCCTACAGCAGAGACGGGACCTGTTTGCATGGACCTGTTGCCCATTCCTACTAAGTGCGGAAGTAGGCAGAAAGTCTGTTGTAACAGTGTATGCAGTGCCTTCAGTTCCTGGCTACAACAGCCTCAGGCTGAGctctttgtgaagaaaagaggCTTGGTTAGCTCACACTTTTTGAGGTTGGAAGTCTAAGATGTAGTTCCATCTGTTCAGCTTCTGGCAGACAGGTAGTATTGTAATAGGAGCATTTTGGGAATGGTGACTTGGTTGGCAGGAAACTAACAAGGTTTAGGGTAGGTTTGGTCTTAACTCACTGAGGACAGCATCCCTGATGACCTGCCATAGGCCCTCCGTCTTGAGGTTCTGACACTTCTGCTTCCATCACATGGGAAGCCAACCTGTAGTGCCTGCCCATGCGAGGGGCACTCAGACCCTACCAGACTTTATTCTCCGTTCTTGACACTGGCCGCTGTCTGTGACTGTCCTGAGGGTGGCCATCTCATCGGGAGAAGGAGGATGTGACAGTGCCTTTGTCTATTTCATTTACAGAACACTTACCTTCATTGTGTCCACTGCCCCACACACAGGACATTTTTCTCGTGTTAGCTGTATGTCAGCTGTATGTGGAACTCTGTCTTACAGGTGACTCAGCCACAAATGGTAGTTTCCACATGCTCTGTCCTGCAGAAGAAGCAGTAGCTCCTGGGAACCAGATATCAGTGGAACTGGACCTTAAGCCCAGCTCTGCAGACACACAGCTTCCTGGTGCTgtagctgggttttttgtttttgtttttttttttttctttttctttttctttttttttttctttttctttttttttttttttaaactctttgctctttggggacccaccacccagctctcaaataaacatacagaggcttattattacttataagtgcctggccttagcttggtttatttctagccagcttttcttaaattatcccatctacctttgccTCAGAACTTTTAccctatttctgtatatcttttctttccttcttattctgagtctggctgggtggctggccccttgcattctccttttctctttttttttctttctatttattgtctctgcctgccagccccacttgtccgtctcctgcccagctattggccattcagctctttattagaccaatgttttaggcaggcaaagtaatacagcttcacagagttaaacaaatgtaacacatctttgtatcattaaacaaatattccacagcataaactaacataacacatcttcaactaatattccacaacatgacACCCTGCACCTGGCTGTTCTGTCCTCGTCTAGATGAAGGGTGACAATGAGCCAGAATCATTTCTCCCTTTAATAACATGAAAACAGGATCGAGAATGAGGTATGAACTTGGGGGTGCTTACCTTGTATTGCTAAATTTTAGCTGCTGGTGTCATAGTCATAAACAGTGTAGTATGGACAGTAGGTGTGGCCGCACCAGATATTTagataattcttattttatttcataaggaGCAAGATCAGCAACCACCCAGCAACATGGCCAAGCCTCATGCAGAGATCCCCACTAAGGTTCCACCTGAGGAAACAAATGGCACCacagaagaaaaagcagaggcaaagaaaaataaaagagaaaggaaggaggaacgacagaagaatagaaagaaagagaagaaagagctgaAGTCAGAAAACCAACAGGAAAACCTGAGGGGCCAGAAGTCAAAAAAGCGCAAAAAGGGCCAGGAGGCAGGACAGGAGGCTGGTGGGGAGGAGACCGCAGAGGCTGACCGCCCGCCAGAAAAGAAGAAGGCCCGGGGTGGGCAGGCCTCAGAAGAGGATGCAGGCAGAAATGGGGCCCCTGGTGAAAATGCTGATGAGGGGCAGATCAAGacagggaaaggaaaacagaagcgGCGAAAACACTCAGAAGGTGTGTGCTCAGCCCGCACACTGGATTCTCAGTGAGGCTGTGAGTGGGGTACAGGGAAATGTGTTAGGCCTCACATTCTGGGCCAGGTATGGAGAAGGGCAGAGGCTCTAGGGGTCCAGCTGACCTCCCTTCAGCCTTCTATTGCTCATCTCCAGCAAGCAGGAGAACAACCTGCTGAGCCGGGTGTGGTGAGGGAGCTCGCATGCCCGTGCCAAGCTGGGCTTTTGTAACTGGAACCAGGTAAACCTTTTTGCTTCTCTAACAGATGAgtctaagaaaaaaaagatgaagttgCCAGGACAGCCTGAGGAGGGAGAGGCCAAGGACCATGAGGTTCCAGCAAAAGGTACCACTCACTGGCTGTGTGTATTCTGTGTGGGTAGGAAAAAGATGCTCCTGCCAAGGGTAGGCCAGGCACCGCCTTGCAAGGTCATGCCCATTAGAGGCACAACTGAGGCGTATGGGTTGGTACCACAGTGCCTCCATCCTCTCTTAAGGAAAAGGGGGATATCTGGATTGAATATATAGATattgttattccccagaaggcccctctTCTGGGGAATAACATATATGTTGGCCATCATTCATTGCTGCAACAATGATCAAACTATAAAACCAATAATTTTGGCTCATGATCACTAGTCCTATTGATTTGGAGTCTGTGGTAGGGCCCTGCTTGCTCAAAAGGGCAAAAGGGTCCCACAGCCTCTTACAGGTCAATTCTGCAGTGACCCAAAGATAGACTAGTGTCCCACACTGTCAGGGTTACTAATATTCTCAGTGGCACCAAACTGGGTCCCCGTCTTTAGGGGGCACTGTGGTTCCAAACCATGGCAGTAATATTGCCCTTAAGTTGGCAGTGAGCCCAGTGTGGTTTCCCAAGGCTTGTTCTGTTCCCACCTTCCCTGTGTGTCTTGTCTAGCCCCCCCTCCTGTAGAGATAACCTAAGGTCCGGGCAGTAGTAGCTGCTCCTTCTCAGCCTTTGGGTCTGTTCCTAGTGTCTCCCTGCGTGACGTTCCAtggccacctctctctctctcatgtgtgtgtatatatatatatacacacacacatacatatatatttatacacacacacacacacacacacacactgtcaggATCCAAGACTGTGGGTCTCCTCTTAAATACCACCTCTCACACAGAGCTCCTGCCTCATGAACCTGGAAGTTCTGTTGTGAAGTGGCAAATCCACACTTGCCATGTATACTCCTACCCTCTCCTGCCTGTAGAAATGAGCCAGGATGGGAGTTAGAGTCATTGGTGAGGGTTCAGTGACTGCCCAAACTTAGTCAGGTCTCTTGACGCCTCTCTGACTTTGTAGACTGAAAGCTTTTAAGGATTAAGTTGTTTCTTATTGGCCTTCTGTCCCTTTTCTGGTTggattttgggtttttgttttctcacaATTATAACTTGAAACTTCTTTATATATCATatgtgttatgttttgttttgtttttgagacagtgtttttctgtttatccctggctgttctggaactcactctgtagaccaggctggccttcagctcacagagatctgcctgtctctgcctctgagtgctgagattaaaggtgtgcgccaccatgcccatctacatctcccccccccccccacacacacacactaagactTGAACAGAAGGGGCCTTGTCTGTGCTAAGCAAACAGTGCATCACTGAGCTGCATCTaagccttttttattattttgggacAAAAGTATCACTAAATTTAtctgggctggccttgaccttCTCTGTATGCCAGGCtaactgaccttgaatttgtgatcctcctgccaaACCTCCAAGTAGTTGGGATTACTGGCCTGTGCCTACAGCCTACTACTTCCTGCTTTCCTAGTTTTCTCTCCAGACCTTAAGGTGGTGCATGTTTCTGCTGCCAGGTAGAGGTGGGAAGTCCCAAGTTCCCTGTTCCTTGTCACAGCCAAAGGGATTCCTCTTGTGGCCTCCGCTGTCACCATATCTAGGCAACTTCTTTCTCATTACCCACCAATACAGGCAAAAGGTCAGATTTCTTGTTCAACTCTGGCACTGTCCCTGTCCCTGCCACAGCCTTTGAAAGGCAGGATTCTGCCTCCCAACTCGATCTTGGCCAACAGTGGTCACCAGTTGAACACAGGCTGTGGCACTAGCCTAGAGTTAATGGTTGTGCTGTCAGTGTTGGTGGCAGGCCAGGCCTACCCTTTCTTTGCTCCTTATCTGTAGGTGTGGGCTGGTCTAACTTTTACCTGGTGGCTTTCTTGACTCCAAATCTAGACTATGGAACAAAAGAGTCTGTCCCTTGGCAGGCCCTGAGACACTGCCAGTCTGTCTCTTACCACCTTTCCATGTTGTCTTAGGTCTGAGTCTGGCATTCAGAGTCTGGCATTCAGTTGAGAGTTGGGCCTAGCAGGAAAAGCAGGAACAGGCTGAGCTGCTCAGCTACATCTTCTGTACCACAGGCTCTCTGTGGATGCTCAGCTCTGTCTGTCGATCCTTTCTCCCAGGAGGCTGTCCCTACCATGACACTCCTCTGAGGACCATCTCTCCTCACTGAGTACATCGCTCTGACATGCAGTTGGTCCCTGGAGACCCCTCTTACTGAGCTAGTGAAGGACTTGGTGTCTTGTTCATGGGAGAGTGATGTCATTTCCCAGGAAGCACACAACTGTGGAAcgttttttctttgctctttggaTGACAAAACAAAGAGCCTTATGCATCATTCTTTGCATTGTAGGTAAATTCAACTGGAAGGGGACCATTAAAGCCGTTCTGAAACAGGCTCCAGACAACGAGATATCAGTCAAGAAGTTAAAGAAAAAGGTACATCCTGCAACAAATAAGGCATGGGATAGCTGGGGAGGGGTTGTTTtaaagtgtacatgtgtgttgtttAACCTGAAAACACTGAGACAGACAGTCAAATCTACTTCCAGAGTGGCTCACTTGTGCGCCTGGAACAAACCCATCCATGCTGCAACCAAGCCAGGGTAGCTCTCTGACTCTGGACATGTCTAAAGACTGCATGCATTACCTACAGTTGACTGTATTGGAAATGACCAGAAGTGATTTTTCCAGGCACTTTGCTCTCTTTTGCTGATATAAATGGTtgccattgctttttttttcaaaggctttattgtatttatttacctCATTGAACTATCATGccgtccccacccacccacccacccttttttttttttttttaaatctgtagtCCTGTGTGAGATGCAGTTTTGTGCACATCTGGGCAGCTGCTGGGTCTTTGCTTGTGTGACTAACTTCTGgggttcttttattttgtgttgttgacCTACATCTGGACCTTTCTCAGTGTACTTCATCCCCAAAGAACCTTGGACAGGTAGATTTGCCGAGCACATCTACAAATGCCCTCCCCGCCTGAcatctgtttctctttgtaaagGTCATAGCTCAGTACCATGCAGTGATGAGCGACCATCACATGTCAGAGGAGGAGCTCCTGGCCATCTTCAACAAGAAAATTAACAAGAACCCCACCTTTAAGGTTCTGAAAGACAGAGTCAAGCTTCTGAAGTGACCACACCATTGCTTCACACATTGCTTGTATTGACTGCTTTCTTCTACTGTTTGTAAAAAATGTATAATGAATTATAACAATTGGAAATTGCTTTCTGAAACTGTATTTTTAagttaatgaaaaaatatatttttgttaaacttttatgaaaaaataaaatatattcttgttGAATTCTTTATCAACGGTAAAAAAAAATCCGTGTACTTTAAGAAAACGCTGTAGGAAGCTTTAGAATGTGGGTGATGACAGGTGAAGATGGTTCCCATTTGATGAGGTGGGAAGTGTTGGCCTTGTCAGGAAGACACTGAGAAGTGTGAGCTGTCAGGGTGGCCGTCTGCACCTGTTGCTCTTCAGCAGCACCTGCTCCAGTGCTGGCACTGTTCACCCTGGGGCCATGCTGCTGGAACCCTGCGCCACCTTCTACTGAGAGTTGGGGTTTTACCCACAAATCCCTTAAACCTTCAGCAAGAATTGCCCCTCTGGCCGGTGTCATTGTTCACTCTCCCTGAGAACAAGATGGAGACAGAACAGTGCTGCAAGAATAGAGTGTGTGTCCAAGGGAGATGGTAACGCAGAGGGATGCATAGGCTTGTGACTGAGGCTACGCCACTGTGCGGGAATGAATCAAATGGCGTGGCTTTGGTCCCTTCCCAGTAACTCTCTCATCTGGACGGTTTAGATGTAAAGGTCCTTTAGGGTTGGAATGAATGCTAAGTTAGTTGCTAGACCTGCATGCAGCCCATTTGATAGCTGCTTGGCTGTCTTGGGAATTAACTGTTGAGCTGGGAGAATCCTTAGACATTCCATGAAGCAAAGCACTCCTAATGAGGGACAAAAGCCTTATGACTGTTGAGGTCTGCCTGAGACACCCTCTGTTCTAATGCCCAGGGAGCAGAGTGTACCCCATTGTCCACATGAGACAGGCTTATACAAAGAAACTCTAGGGAGCCTCATAAAATGCCCAAATGCTGCAGTGTTTGCCAATGTGCAATCTTATTTTACCAACTTTCCATGATGTAACAAAATTAAACTTTATACTGTGCTCCAGTAGACGTACAGGTGGAACAGCTATCTCAGGTCCAAAGGAGCTAGAACTCCACAGGGAGGAAGAAGTAAGGTTGCTGATGTCACTTCCGGCAGTTGGCATCATGGTGGGTTTCTCTGCTGTCTCCTACAGCCAATGGAGAGAAGGGCTGGCCACGCAGGTGTCCTGGCATCTGGCATTACAGCCCATCATCCCATGGTCCTTGCCCAAAAGCCGTCCCAGTTGTCTGCCTGACTTACACATACCCAATCTTGCAATGCAGTCTTTAGAAACTGAAGCAGCTTCCTGTCAGGGCTCAAGTCCCTGTCCCAGTTCAATGTCAAGTCCACTGCTGCCACCTGCTGTCTTCTCAGGTTCATCGGCAGGGCCTGGCACTCAGGTGTCCCCTAATCTCACAAAGATCTGTTTTGATATACCGGTCTCAGCTTGATGCCTTAATAATTTgttgtttatgtttatgtgttttgcctgcctgtaaaTCTGCACCATGTGCACGCCTGGTTTCTCTAAAGGCTAGAAGATCTAGAACTAGAATTAGAGATGATTATGAACTGCCAAAATGTGTGGGTGCTAGGTATTAAGTCTGAGTTCCCTGGAGAagcagtgtttgtttgttttccgagacagggtttctttgtgtatttctggctatcctggaactcgctctgtagaccaggctggcctcttaactcagagatctgcctgcctctgcctcccaagtgctgagagcagcagtgctcttaaccactgagctgtctctccagtctgcTTCATGATTTTTATATTCATGGAATCAGTCAACTGTGATATTTGGCTCAAAAAGATAAATGGGGACCACTGAGGGCTCAGCTGCCTTTGCTTCCACGCTGGACGACAATATCCAGGCTCAGGCTAATGCAGAAGTCAGAACATGGATGGTGGACAACAGAGGATCATTTATATGAGGAAAactgagaattttaaaatgtcttacttTTGTTTAACAAGGTTGATTGAAACTTCGGTGGAGGCAGCTTTCCCAGAGCCCTGCTCTTCACTCTTTAAACTCAGCCCCCAGGGCAGTGACTAGAAGTCACTATCTAGATGGATAGCAATTTTTCAGATTTATGTACTTTATCAATACTTTCGTAAAGTTTCGTCATTGTCTTGTAAGCATCTCTTTTCTTCCAAGCTGAAACTTGAGTTGAACTGGTCCTAAATGCTTACCTTTGATAATTTCCTAGCCTGGGATTGTGTCTTTACCCAGGAACACATAATTTGTTCTCAAGATATAGATACAAATAGATTCTGTCCAAGATAGTACATGTTAATTTCTATTGTTAAGACAACTTTTAAACATTTTGGCACTGGAGTGTCAAACCCAGAACCTTCTGCATGCCCactttttacaattttttaaaaaagatttattcaaaaTGTATCCTATTGTTTTAtacatgttttttctttatatatgtacatgcaccaCCTGCATGCAATGCCcattggagaccagaagagggcatcattcccctggaactggagttacagatagccaGTTGTGGacagccctgtgggtgctgggaattgaaccttgctcctctggaagagcagtcagtgctattaaccactgagccatctgtctagctGCAtctttctaaagtttttttttcttttaattatgtatatgagtgctgcACAGAAGTGCACgtgctgcagaggccagaagagtgtcagGACCTGGAGCTGTGTCACAGGCACTTGTGAGGCACtgggcatgggtgctgggaactgcgtttccgtcctctgcaagagcagcaggtactctccagtactgagctgtctctccatgtCAAAGTGTTAAAGAGGGCTGTAAGAGAGCAACATTGTATTTATTTCCATAGTGACAGTGCTGGATGGTGTATCTTGGTAAACCAGTCCTCCTCACTGGTCTTACGCTCCTTTGTCTCCACACTGAACATGGACTCCAGCAAAGATAATTACATGTTGTTGACTCCTGCGTGGACATAGCTATGGCGATAGCAGAACCCATTGTGGCGCCTTCCATTTCAGAAGGAAACTGGAAAGGAATTACTGGCTTCTTGAAATTGAGAGGAAAGGCATGTTCTGAGCGTCTACTGTTGCTGGGTACCAGACCTGAAACTGCAGCCTTATCCCTTCTTCCAATTTGCTTTCTGGAAATGGCTGGAATAAGCCTTCTACAGACGCGCTTGCTGCCCGAAGGAGAGCATATTATACTTTCCActctagaaagagaagaaagtgttATTTTGTAGTGGTTTCTGAATTGTGTGTGTCAAGGGGTTGGTGGTGCAGTTAGTCTTTGGAGTTTGGCAAAAGACTTGCTCTGCAGGAGAGTGCTCATTTTCTCCATCTTAGAGCCTCCGACTGCAGCATGTGGGGGTCATGATGGGGCTGCTGTCATGTGCGCTGAGCTTCACTTTTCCTACGTTTAATGCTTGAGTACCCTTTGGGGAAGCCTCTTGACTCTGAAACCCTCCCCCCAAGTCATATGGCAAACTATAGTATTCCAGATTGCTTACCCTGGGCAGAAGTGGGTGCTTGGGCGTGGAGGTTTCAGGATGGGAGAAAAACATCAAGTCTAACTCAGGGAAAAGTCATGTGTGTTACGCAGACCTGCCAGGTCGGGATAGACTGTGCTAGTTTAGTAGACCTGGaataccccaccaccaccactcccaaCCCACAACTGGGACCTTTTCCCCCCTCCCGCCAGCAGCCTTTATTGCAGCAcaggggatggaacccagggccttgtattctagacaagtgctcttccactgagccGCAACCACGTCCTCCGCTGCATTCTTGACTGGTGTATAGTTATTGACTCCTTGATATGTGAGGCCATCTTTTTCATCTGCTCCCCTATGCAGAATGCAATAGCAGGCTCTCCACAAACAAGAGACTTGCATCCGCGTCATGTATCTTTCCAGTCAGTAGCCCCGTTGGAGCAGGTGGATGAACATCTCTGCTCCCCAGACTTGTATCTCCCATACTGACTGCCTAGGACAGAGTCAAACATGAATGCTGGACATACAGTGCCTGGCATGCCTTAGCTGTCTGGAAACAAAGACAGACTTGGGTGAAGGCGCTGCAGTTAGAGTGCTAGCAACTCGACCAAGAAGACCAAGGTtcggatccctggaacccatggaaATGCCAAGTGGGTGTGATGGcatccctgtaattccagcctgggaaggcagagatgggatccCCTAGCAAGTTCACTAGTGAGACTGGTTGTATTGGCAAGCTCTGAGTGACTGAGACCCAGCCTCAAGGAATGagctggaagagaaaggaggatttCCTTCGGCCTGGACACGTGAAAGCAtagcgcacacgtgcacacacacacacacacacacacgaaaagaagaaaaatgtaaaaattgttgtgatccagctgccctcactctccctgactgacagcggaacttccttgtggtctgtaatggacaaggatgtttgtgttctttctggcctgtgggtctccacagaaggagtagaggtataaaaggttgctgggcacaatgaagttgctgttcttccacctgaaaagaagcctccgtgtctcaatcccggcaccccctgccagtcttagctatccaggctgcgctggctgcagcaggaAATAAAATCCAGGAACATGTGTTGTGCTTCCTGTGCAGGGTCTGCAACCGACAAAGGCCCTGGCCCAGGGCAGATTCTCGGATGTCTTGCTTCTCCCTCCCTACATGAAGCCTTGCTAGTGATAGCACTGGAGCAGACAGGGACCACATAACAGTGTGGGCGTTGTGTTTACATGAGGATGGCTGGAGTTTGAAATGACACTTCACTTGATAGACAAGGGACAGCCATTTCTCAGGACACGCTGCTGTCAGGCATATCTCCCTAGCCTATCATCTGCATCTGCCATCTTTCTCCTGACTCTGTGTGTGCCCCATCCCTATGCTCTGTAGCCAGAGGCCATGCTTGCTCTCTTGCTGTCTATCATGGATCCCCTCTGCTGGAGATGAAACTTCACATCCATGCTGTCTGTTGTGGCTGAGTATAACCAAGCATTGAGTCCATTCCAGCCTCACCAACTAAGGGGTTGTCAGAGCAACTTGCCAGCTTACGCTGCCACTCCAGCTTTGAGGGAACTTTGTCCCCATTATTTCtcaaatttttctctttcctcaaaataattcttaaaatttacAGCCATTAGGGAGGGGAGCCACCATCACACTGAAAAACTGAGGAAAGGGTTCCTGTGAGATTCATAGCACAGGTGTGTTGCGTGATATTCATAAAGACAGCAAGGAGCTGGgtttggtaaagcacttgccctgcaagcatgaggggccaagttccatccccagaaaccATTGCTTCTGTCTATGATTGGGGTTGTTTTCTCTgtcagttaaagaattaaaaggcggGAAACCTCTGGAGCACGAGTAGGAGCAGGGGACAGAATCAGCCAGTGAAGGAAGGCTTTGTTAGAGGCAAGGAAGCACGCATGTGC is a genomic window containing:
- the Lyar gene encoding cell growth-regulating nucleolar protein, encoding MVFFTCNACGESVKKAQVEKHVSACRNCECLSCIDCGKDFWGDDYKSHVKCITEGQKYGGKDYEAKTHKGDAKQQAWIQKINELIKKPNVSPKVRELLQQISAFDNVPRKKAKFQNWMRNSLKVHSDSVLEQVWNIFSEASSSEQDQQPPSNMAKPHAEIPTKVPPEETNGTTEEKAEAKKNKRERKEERQKNRKKEKKELKSENQQENLRGQKSKKRKKGQEAGQEAGGEETAEADRPPEKKKARGGQASEEDAGRNGAPGENADEGQIKTGKGKQKRRKHSEDESKKKKMKLPGQPEEGEAKDHEVPAKGKFNWKGTIKAVLKQAPDNEISVKKLKKKVIAQYHAVMSDHHMSEEELLAIFNKKINKNPTFKVLKDRVKLLK